The following proteins are co-located in the Hypomesus transpacificus isolate Combined female chromosome 23, fHypTra1, whole genome shotgun sequence genome:
- the ybey gene encoding endoribonuclease YbeY isoform X2, with translation MGVVLRNLQKVVPLRRATLRKDVDTLRHILGLQKFDIGIICVDNRRIQRINNIYRKKNTPTDVLSFPFYEDLRPGRLPCPIHRDELNLGDIFLGVEYLTKTCQNESQDIHGVLTFLPLSASIYLTRWSLLMGSVIYWAIDMKQRKSGQR, from the exons ATGGGCGTAGTTCTTCGAAATCTGCAGAAAGTTGTTCCACTACGACGTGCTACACTACGCAAAGATGTAGACACTCTCAGGCACATACTAGGGCTACAAAAATTTGATATAGGTATAATTTGCGTTGATAACCGTAGAATTCAACGCATTAATAACATTTATCGGAAAAAGAACACGCCCACAGATGTCCTTTCATTTCCTTTCTACGAG GACTTGAGACCAGGAAGGCTGCCTTGTCCCATACACAGAGACGAGCTTAACCTTGGAGACATTTTCTTGGGGGTTGAATACTTGACGAAAACGTGCCAGAACGAATCTCAGGATATTCATGGTGTTCTCACA TTTCTGCCTCTATCTGCCTCTATCTACCTCACCAGGTGGTCACTGCTCATGGGATCTGTCATCTACTGGGCTATAGACATGAAACAGAGGAAGAGTGGGCAGAG ATGA